One genomic segment of Pseudomonadota bacterium includes these proteins:
- the ccmA gene encoding heme ABC exporter ATP-binding protein CcmA: MGRDLACVRGERLVFSGLSFRLEPGQALVVSGANGSGKSSLLRLMAGLVPPETGWLGWGEVGLDADPDAHRALTTYLGHLDAVKLAFTAGENLRFWLAYAGREANPSALAAALDATGLSHLIDMPARFLSQGQRRRLALSRILASGTRLWLLDEPTNGLDAASVAAIEAVLARHRNGGGMVAAALHGGLALPGALRLDLASRPPPGPSAGGP, encoded by the coding sequence ATCGGCCGCGATCTCGCCTGCGTGCGCGGCGAGCGGCTGGTCTTCTCCGGCTTGAGCTTCCGTCTCGAGCCCGGTCAGGCGCTCGTCGTCTCCGGCGCCAATGGCAGCGGCAAATCGAGCCTGCTCAGGCTGATGGCGGGGTTGGTCCCGCCCGAGACGGGCTGGCTCGGCTGGGGTGAGGTCGGGCTCGACGCCGATCCCGACGCCCACCGCGCGCTGACGACCTATCTCGGTCATCTCGATGCGGTGAAGCTCGCCTTCACCGCCGGCGAGAATCTCCGGTTCTGGCTCGCCTATGCAGGCCGGGAGGCGAATCCTTCGGCGCTGGCGGCAGCTCTCGATGCAACCGGCCTCAGCCATCTCATCGACATGCCCGCCCGCTTTCTCTCCCAAGGCCAGCGCCGCCGCCTGGCGCTCTCTCGCATCCTTGCCAGCGGCACCCGGCTCTGGCTGTTGGATGAGCCGACCAACGGCCTCGATGCGGCCTCGGTCGCCGCCATCGAGGCGGTCCTCGCCCGGCATCGAAACGGCGGCGGCATGGTGGCGGCAGCGCTCCATGGCGGCCTGGCCCTTCCCGGCGCCCTTCGCCTCGATCTCGCCTCCCGGCCGCCGCCAGGGCCAAGTGCGGGCGGGCCATGA
- a CDS encoding AMP-binding protein, with the protein MVGASGDYFDELETHDPALRERRLFDLLPQQIRLAKEKAEGVAKLLRDVTPSDITSYAALARLPVIRKSELIERQRQALPFGGLNATPVKELARIYASPGPIYDAEGRGPDYWRMARALYAAGVREGELVHNCFAYHFTPAGMMIETGAEALGCPVFPGGVGNTELQVKAIADLRPAVYAGTPSFLRVIVDKAKEMGADISSLKKAVVGGEALPASLRGQLAGHGISVLQLYGTADLGLVAYESPAREGMILDEWLIVEIVRPGTGDPVAEGEVGEIVVTTLNPDYPLIRFATGDLSAFLAGQSPCGRTNRRIKGWMGRADQTTKVKGMFVHPAQVAELLRRHPNITKARLVVDRLQQADVMTLHCECAQPDSDLAAAISQSIEAVCKLKGEVMLVVPGSLANDGKVIDDVRKLD; encoded by the coding sequence ATGGTCGGCGCTTCCGGCGACTATTTCGACGAGTTGGAGACGCATGACCCGGCGCTGCGCGAGCGGCGGCTGTTCGACTTGCTGCCGCAGCAGATCCGGCTTGCCAAGGAAAAGGCCGAGGGCGTCGCAAAGTTGCTCCGCGATGTTACCCCCAGCGACATCACCTCCTACGCGGCGCTGGCGCGTCTGCCGGTCATCCGCAAGAGCGAGCTCATCGAACGGCAACGCCAGGCGCTGCCCTTCGGCGGCTTGAATGCCACCCCGGTCAAGGAGCTGGCCCGCATCTACGCCTCGCCCGGACCGATCTACGACGCCGAGGGGCGCGGGCCGGACTATTGGCGGATGGCGCGGGCGCTCTACGCCGCAGGCGTGCGCGAGGGCGAGCTCGTGCACAACTGCTTCGCCTATCACTTCACGCCGGCCGGCATGATGATCGAGACCGGCGCCGAGGCCTTGGGCTGCCCGGTGTTTCCCGGCGGCGTCGGCAACACCGAATTGCAGGTGAAGGCGATCGCCGATCTCAGGCCCGCGGTCTATGCCGGCACGCCGTCCTTTCTCAGGGTGATCGTCGACAAGGCGAAGGAGATGGGTGCCGACATCTCCAGCCTGAAGAAGGCGGTGGTCGGCGGCGAGGCGCTGCCGGCGAGCTTGCGCGGCCAACTCGCCGGACACGGCATCAGCGTGCTCCAGCTCTATGGCACCGCCGATCTCGGTCTCGTCGCCTATGAGAGCCCGGCGCGCGAGGGCATGATCCTCGATGAATGGCTGATCGTCGAGATCGTCAGGCCCGGCACCGGCGATCCTGTGGCCGAAGGCGAAGTCGGCGAGATCGTCGTCACCACCCTCAACCCGGACTATCCGCTTATCCGCTTCGCCACCGGCGACCTCTCCGCCTTTCTTGCCGGCCAAAGCCCCTGCGGGCGCACCAACCGCCGCATCAAAGGCTGGATGGGCCGCGCCGACCAGACGACCAAGGTCAAAGGCATGTTCGTGCATCCGGCCCAGGTCGCCGAGCTCCTCCGGCGTCACCCAAATATCACCAAGGCGCGGCTGGTGGTGGATCGCCTGCAGCAGGCGGATGTGATGACGCTGCATTGCGAGTGCGCCCAGCCGGATTCCGACCTCGCGGCGGCGATTTCCCAGTCGATTGAAGCCGTGTGCAAGCTCAAGGGCGAGGTCATGCTGGTCGTGCCCGGCAGCTTGGCCAATGACGGCAAGGTGATCGACGACGTGCGCAAGCTCGACTGA
- a CDS encoding ABC transporter ATP-binding protein: MTAPSSVLAVNNIEVIYNHVILVLKGVSLAVPAGGIVALLGANGAGKTTTLKAISNLLRAERGEVTKGSIEYKGERVDRLSPNEVVKRGVIQVMEGRHCFGHLTVEENLLTGAFTRADGKAPIQADLEKVYAYFPRLKERRGAQAGYTSGGEQQMCAIGRALMASPSTILLDEPSMGLAPQLVEEIFEIVRRLNEQERVTFLLAEQNTNIALRYAHHGYILENGRVVMDGQARQLSQNEDVKEFYLGLSGSGRKSYRDVKHYKRRKRWLA; the protein is encoded by the coding sequence ATGACAGCTCCGTCCTCCGTGCTCGCCGTCAACAACATCGAGGTCATCTACAACCATGTGATCCTGGTGCTGAAGGGCGTGTCGCTCGCCGTTCCCGCGGGCGGCATCGTCGCCTTGCTGGGCGCCAACGGCGCCGGCAAGACCACGACCTTGAAGGCCATCTCCAACCTGCTCCGCGCCGAGCGCGGCGAGGTGACCAAGGGCAGCATCGAATACAAGGGCGAACGGGTCGACCGCTTGAGCCCGAACGAGGTGGTCAAGCGCGGCGTCATCCAGGTGATGGAAGGCCGCCACTGCTTCGGCCACCTGACGGTCGAGGAGAACCTGCTGACCGGCGCCTTCACGCGGGCGGACGGCAAGGCGCCGATCCAGGCCGATCTCGAGAAGGTCTATGCCTATTTCCCGCGCCTCAAGGAGCGCCGCGGCGCGCAGGCGGGCTACACCTCGGGCGGCGAGCAGCAGATGTGCGCCATCGGCCGCGCGCTCATGGCAAGTCCGAGCACGATCCTCTTGGATGAGCCGTCCATGGGCTTGGCTCCGCAGCTGGTCGAGGAGATCTTCGAGATCGTGCGCCGGCTGAACGAGCAAGAGAGGGTGACGTTCCTCTTGGCCGAGCAGAACACCAACATCGCTCTCCGCTACGCTCATCACGGCTACATCCTCGAGAACGGCCGCGTGGTCATGGATGGCCAGGCGCGCCAGCTCAGCCAGAACGAGGATGTGAAGGAATTCTACCTCGGCCTCTCGGGAAGCGGCCGCAAGAGCTACCGTGACGTCAAGCACTACAAGCGGCGCAAGCGCTGGCTCGCGTGA
- a CDS encoding ABC transporter substrate-binding protein: MRFTRTLALAALGAAVGLTGLVGPAAAQNEQFIPALVYRTGPYAPNGAPFANGFVDYINMINERDGGVNGVKLVVEECETGYATDRGVECFDRLKGKGPTGAAFIHPLSTGITFALIEKAPTDKIPVMSVGYGRSEAADGRIFPWVFPLLGTYWSAADILVHHLANTLGGYDKLKGKKITLVFHDSPYGKEPIPILQELAKRHGYVFEALPVTAPGVEQKATWLQIRQGRPDYVFLWGWGVMNSTSIKEAAAVNFPRNRMYGVWWSGAEPDVVPAEAGANGYNSLALHATGTSYGVVRDVLKHLYDKGKGAAKREEVGQVLYNRGLVSVALGIEGIRVAQERFGKKPLTGEQVRWGIENLNLTPERINQMGFEGLLAPLKVSCLDHEGGSRARIQQWDGKGWKFISDWITADDKLLRPFVETAAAKYAQEKSIAARDCSKPG, translated from the coding sequence ATGCGCTTCACCAGAACACTCGCCTTGGCCGCGCTCGGCGCCGCCGTCGGCCTGACTGGGCTCGTCGGCCCGGCAGCGGCGCAGAATGAGCAATTCATTCCGGCGCTGGTCTACCGCACCGGGCCTTATGCGCCCAACGGCGCGCCATTCGCCAATGGCTTCGTCGACTACATCAACATGATCAACGAGCGCGATGGCGGCGTGAACGGCGTCAAGCTCGTGGTCGAGGAGTGCGAGACCGGATACGCCACCGACCGCGGCGTCGAATGCTTCGATCGCCTGAAGGGCAAAGGCCCGACCGGTGCTGCCTTCATCCATCCCTTGTCGACCGGCATCACCTTCGCACTCATCGAGAAGGCGCCCACCGACAAGATCCCGGTCATGAGCGTCGGCTATGGCCGCTCCGAGGCCGCCGACGGGCGGATCTTCCCCTGGGTGTTCCCGCTCTTGGGCACCTATTGGTCGGCCGCCGACATCCTGGTCCACCATCTCGCCAATACGCTTGGCGGCTACGACAAGCTCAAGGGCAAGAAGATCACGCTGGTCTTCCACGACTCGCCCTACGGCAAGGAGCCGATCCCGATCCTGCAGGAGCTGGCCAAGCGCCATGGCTATGTCTTCGAGGCGCTGCCGGTGACGGCACCCGGCGTCGAGCAGAAGGCGACCTGGCTGCAGATCCGCCAGGGCCGGCCCGACTACGTCTTCCTCTGGGGCTGGGGCGTGATGAACTCGACCTCGATCAAGGAGGCGGCAGCCGTCAACTTCCCGCGCAACCGCATGTACGGCGTGTGGTGGTCCGGCGCCGAGCCCGACGTGGTGCCGGCCGAAGCCGGCGCCAACGGCTACAACTCACTCGCCTTGCACGCGACCGGCACCAGCTACGGCGTGGTCCGCGACGTGCTGAAGCACCTCTATGACAAGGGCAAGGGTGCCGCCAAGCGCGAGGAGGTGGGCCAGGTACTTTACAACCGCGGCCTCGTCTCCGTCGCTCTCGGCATCGAGGGCATCCGGGTCGCCCAGGAGCGCTTCGGCAAGAAACCCTTGACCGGCGAGCAGGTGCGCTGGGGCATCGAGAACCTGAACCTCACGCCCGAGCGTATCAATCAGATGGGCTTCGAAGGCCTCTTGGCGCCGCTCAAGGTCAGCTGCCTCGACCATGAGGGCGGCAGCCGCGCCCGCATCCAGCAATGGGACGGCAAGGGCTGGAAGTTCATCTCCGACTGGATCACCGCGGACGACAAGCTGCTCCGCCCGTTCGTCGAGACCGCGGCGGCGAAATACGCCCAGGAAAAGAGCATCGCCGCCCGCGACTGCTCCAAGCCGGGCTGA